The genomic window TTACTACCTCCCAGGTGGATGAGGACGTCCCAGTTACGtcctccccagggctggggctgtATGTATCCAGGACCCCGTCATCCCCTCACCCACCAGGTCTCACACctgctccatttccttctccccattgGCCAGGGATTCCCTCAGCCTTTCTAGGTTTGGCCGAGGTCTCCTTAGTCAGCCCCACTCCCCTAGTTATTCCTTCCCGTGGAGGCCCGTCCCCAGGGATCCCCTCACGGCTCCAACCCCTCACCAGTCCCTCTTCCCATCTGGACCAGGACGGCTTTGGGTTAGGACCCGGGCTTCCTTGCCATCCCCATTCTCCGAGTCTGTCACTCCCTCCCATTGACGATTAATTTCCTCCCCACCATACTCTGGATTTTTCTGCTCTCATTTCATTCTTATGCTGTAATCTTACAGTCCAGTTCTCCAATGGGAGGCTACAGAATCCAGGCAACATGCGCTTTACCTTGTACAAGAACAACGACTCCACAAACCCCAGGAAGAGGAGTCAGCGGATCCTGGTAAGTGGTGCTGTGGCCAGTCACCTCCACTCTGCAGACCTCAGGAGGCCCTTTGGGTGTGGGTTGATGTAGGAAGGAGTGAGAGGAGAAAAGAGGGGGAATAGCAGGTGAACCTTTGAAGAACATTGTGCCCCAGCAGGCTGGGTTGTGGAGACAGGCCCCATTCAGTTTCACACTGGTGGTGAAGTGATggctttttattaatttgttcaatcaacaagcatttattgagtccCCAGTGTGGCCCTGGACTGTAAGCTGCTGGGGAAATAGCTAAGTCAGACCTGGACCCACCCTGAGGGAGCTCATACTATAGAGCAGTGTTTCTAGCCTCGGCACTATTGACATTCTGACCCAGGTATgttattctttgttgtgggggctgtCTTGTGCGTCACTGGATGTTTGGTAGCTTCCCTGGCTTCTGCTCACTAGTAGTGCTTCCTAGTTGTGGCCAACAGAATGTCAGACATTCCCAGATATCTGCATTCCCTGCTCTAGAGAGGTGAGAACTGAATATGAGGAACTCATACATAAGGAAACAAAGCTCAGGGTCCCAGGGAGAGAGAGTACAGAGCAGGGCAGAGTGAGCTGAGTCAGTGAAGGTTTTGCTTGCCAGAATGTCTTCCTGAGGAAGGGTGTATGGGAGCTGAACCCtgaaggatggaggagggtttAACAGCTGAAGTTAGTATTGCAGGTGAAGAGGACAAACATGAGGAGAGGGCAGGGAAGCTTGGCTCTGATTGAGGAATGAATTCACCACCTCCATGGCgctgaggggcttccttggtgactagctcagtggtaaagaatctacctgccagtgcaggagacgtgagttcgatccctgagtcaggaagatctcctggagaaggaaatggcaacccaatccagtattcttgcctagaaaatcccatggacagatgagcctagtgggctatagtccgtggggttgcaaaagagtcggacacaacttagtgactaaacaacaatagcagtGATCCTGAGAGCAGATAAGGAGCAGTCATGATAAAGGTGGGCAGAGAGGTTCAAGAAAGGCTTGGGCTTTAATGTTGCCTGCAGAATCATTTTGTTGCATGCCTCTAAGCTGTGGAAGCCTAGGGCCTGTCTCTGAGTCCTGAGGCGCAGCTCCACCAAGAACTTTCAGACTAGCTAGAAAACAGCACTGCCTGGAACTTTTCAAAAGTCCTCTTGCCTTTCCACCAGGGACACCCCAGACTCACTTAGAGATAGTGGAGCTGGATCCTCTCAAAGAGGCTCTCTTGTCTTATCCACTGCAGTTTTGATTCTAAAGCTTCTGCAAACTTGGAAAAGGGCATCAAGATGTTTACTGTCTTTCAACATTGGTTATAATGGAGCCCTTCCCTCCTCTACATTTTAGGCAGCTGAAACAGACAGACTTTCCTACGTGGGAAACAATTTTGGGACTGGAGCCCTCAAATGCAATACTCTGTGCAGGTAGAGATGGGGAAAGTGATTGTGAGaagtggggatggtggtggtggcggcggcggcccTGGCACCGCTCttttctgactttattttagCTGCAGAGGGGGAAATCTAGAGAGGTTTACCAGGTTCCTGTGTTCCTAGACCCAGGGACCTTCACATCAGCATGTAGACATtcttgaaattgaaaagtgacttaacatttatttaatttcctaAAAACCTCattcatttgtaatttaaaatttttttaaaagttgagatgtaattgacatatagcattagtttcaggtgtatgataAAATGATCAATGTATGTAATGCTGCAAAATGGTCACAACAATGTCTAGTCAACATCCATACAGTTACAATATTTTTTCCTGGGATGAGAACTTTAGAGGCTTACTCTCTTAacatctttcaaatatataatgcaGTATTATAGTCACTGTGCTGAACATTATACCTCCAagacttatatattttataactggaagtttgtgccttttgaccTTCATTAGTTTTGACCACATCATTAACTTGAAATATTGTTTATAACTATCTTGTTCCTAAAGGCAGCCGTCTCCATTATTTTTGGATGTGTGATCAACACACCAAAGTTTGCCAGAAGTCTGCCTTGGAAGTAACTACAGTAAAAGGGTTTGGTAGTGTCCAAGGCTCCAGAGTTTCTGTCTAGTTCTGGAAAGATTACTGACTTGGGCAACTCCACCGTTTACTGGCCTCTAGTTTACCTCTTGGTACAATGAAGATTGTTCAGCCTGTTCCGTCTCACTGTCAGGCATTGCATAATGCAGTGTCCCTGTGAAGATATCCATCCATGAACCACAACCAAGGCCCTTTTAGAGTCATCTcccccctcccctaccccagcAGCTGATAGAGCTCCAATGAATTTGTTTGTGCTTGAAGCTTTTATCATCTCTTTACAAAGATTTTCTGGTTTAAACTGGTCTTCTCATAATTACTGAAGTTTTGTCTTTGCCTCCATAGAATTTATACATGGAGTAAATTCTAGTGTAGTTCTAGATTGTTATATCCCAAAGGTTTAACCACTACATCAGTGACCCCAAATGTGATTGGCTGTAAGAATCACCTGGTGacttccctgctcccctccccctttctccCCTCATTTCCCTGTGCTTGCAGAGAATACCTGCTGTGGGGGATTATTGTTACTCATGAGTAACACCTTTTAAGCAGAAACAAGGAGATTGTATAAACAATACCTTTTGAATGATCCATTGTCACTGATATTCCTTCTTTATTCAGGCACTTTGTGGGAATTTTGAACAAGACCTCTGGCCAGATGGAAGTATATGATGCTGAACTGTTCAACATGCAGCCACTGTTTTCAGGTAGGTTCTGGTCATGAAGGCTCAAGGAAAGGCTGAGTGTTTTAGGTTTGCTGGATGCATCAGTTTGACTTGTAAACTACATTTTGTagctgttttttttaaaggttttttttttcatttgacaaagttttaaaagtgcttttactcaacaaatatttactgatgacCTACTGTGCCCCAGGCACAAGTTAGGGGCTGTGAATATAGCAAAACAGGCACAGATTCTATCCCTACAATGTTTACAGACTGAAGATCAAAATCTAATCTTAGTTTAAGCAAGTTGAGCAATGATCAGAGCAGAGTAATGGAGGGCATGTCCGATACTCTTTTTCATTGAGGGCTTTTCTTAATTCTTAATGGTTCTAGTTGGGGTAGAGGTTTTAGAATCTCTGGTAGGTTGTAGAAGTTGCTTATAGGTTGGACAAAGGTTGATGCAAAGTCTTTACACTTTGTAATTTGGGAAGAGATCTATTTTTTCTCTAACCCACTGGGAGAAGTTGCAATACCTCTCTTCTCGGGCATTTTAGAATGTATTGGGCTAGAGTGGGATCTTTGAAAATGATAGATAAGATGGTCAAACTCAAGGGGCTCCTGTTTCTAAATCTTAAATACTGAGAACCATGGTTGGGGAGGGAATTAGATAAGGATTATTAGGATCATTGTGAATCCGCTTCACAGGCATTAGTTCTAATAACTTCATTCTGGCAAAGCAGTGATCTTAGTCTTTCTTGTAAAGAACCAGAAGTACTTCTGagaaacatataatatatacaagaAATATGagattctgcatataattttaaaggGCTCTTGCATCCCAAAGGTCATCTGTGAATTTCCTAGGGATCCATAGTCTGTAGGTGAAGAATTTCCTGCTTtgcaaacaaatgaaacaacataTAAATTACTCTCCAAATGCTCTTTTAACTTCcaatgaacaaagaaaattgTTCATTAATTTGTTATATAAACACATTTGTAAATATTGGTTAATTCTAACTAGCGtatataaaaaatacacacacatttattggGTCCTTACTATGCTctgggcactgttctaagcactttcaaTGCATTATATCGCTTACTTCACTTGTTAATCAACAATGAACCTGGAACAGAAGTTAAATGACTTTGGCAGGAACATACTGCTGTTATAAGTAAGAGACCTGGGATTTAATGCAGGCAAGGTCACTTCAGAACTTGTGCTCCTGTCCACTAGATTATTGCCCCTTATATGACTACTTTGTGGGAGATCAGAGAGCTTCATGTAAAATAATACATACCTCATGTTTGTGCCTACTTTTAGgtcttaaaatttgaaaaaatattttttttattgaagcatagttgatttctagtattttgttagtttcaggtgtatggcatatgatatatatatattgttttttggCAGATGATATTCcaatatagattattacaagctATTGGGTAcacttccctgtgttatacagtaaattcatgttgcttatctattttatgtatagtagtttatatctatTAATGCCGTACTTCTAATTTGTACCTTCCCCACATCCAGGGGCTGGCTGGCTCAGATCATGTGCCAGGCTGTGGTGTGGAGAGCCCATGCAaaccttcctttcctttcacatCCCTTTGAGGGGCAGTGGTGGGGGTCCCAACCCTACTACCTGGTTTCCTGGAAATCTTTCTTCTGCCAATTTTCAGTTAGTTTTCCATGATAACTGTTCCAcatatagatgtatttttgatgtatttgtcaACGGGAGGTGAGCCCCatgtcctcttcctcctcctcagcctTCCTGATCCCTCCTCCTCATCTCTTTTACAAGAAGGGCAAAGCTATATACTGGAAAGAGCACAGGACTTAGTTTCTAATCCCGTCTCTGCATTGCCtagggcaagtcacttcacctggAGGCCTCATGTTTCCTTGGATCCCTTCACTTGATTCCATAGTTATTCTCCAGATCCTCTACCTGTATACTGAAGCTTCATACTGAGTGTTCATAGTACACATGCATGTTAAGCTCTGGGAAGTCCTGGAGTAGAGAAATGTGGTTTTCTTAGATTAACTGTTAACCAAATATTAAACACTCTTACTGTCTGTaggcaatggagaaggcagtggcaccccactccagtactcttacctggaaaatcccatggatggaggagcctggtaggctgcagtcagtgcggtcgctaagagtcggacacgacagagcgtcttcactttcactttcacttttcatgcattggagaaggaaatggcaacctactctagtgttcttgcctggagaatcccagggacgggggagcctggtgggctgccgtctctggggtcacacagagtcggacacaactgaagcgacttagcagctgtcTGCAGGCAAACTTAacagtttgctttttttgtttgttttatgttttgtagaTGAATCAGTTGAGAGTGAATCAACACCAGAGAGTCAAGCCAAATCTTTCAGAGAAAAGGTAAGTGTGACAGCTAAGATGTGAGGCCTAAAGTGAGTTCCTTCCAGGCCTTGAATTTCTCCATCAGTAATATAAAAATGCACAGTTCTCCCTGGGTGCTCCCAGTTCATTCAGTCTGTGGCTCTCTGGACAGTTCCTACCTGCAGAGGCCTCTGTGGCCTCACAGAGAGCAGATGCCGTATCTGGGGCAGTTGTGCACAGGTCTGTGCCAGCATCTGGAACTGGTTCTCTGCTGGGCTGTTGCTACAGGTGTAGCATAGCACTTATTTTCAGGATTTAATCCAAGTTTCAGAAAATACTGGTTATAGCCTGGAAACTTCACATCAAGACAAAGTAAACTTTAGGATTGTCAATGTAGTAGCTTTGTACAGGCTCATCTCATCCTAGGATGgcagactgattggatcttcagGACTGCCTGGAGCACTGTATGGAGAAGGGTGTGAGGCTGTctgcaggctcagagagggaatgAGTGATCTGTTAGCAGTGTCTGTTGTGGGTATAGGATTGGAAAACGGTGAGCTGTGTGCCCCAGATTTACTGACACTAATTCTAGTCAagtcttttcattttacagatggaaacacTGTTGATTTATAAATAGCTCATTATAGTTTATAAAACAAGCACTTCAGATCTCTTAGTATCTTTTGGTTCTTACAACAAGCCTATGAGTAGTTAGGTATGAGTCAGCCCAGTTACGGAGAgggcagtggcatcccactccagtactcttgcctggaaaatcctatggatggaggagcctggaaggctgcagtccatggggtcgctgagggtcagacacgactgagcgacttcactttcacttttcactttcatgcattggagaaggaaatggcaacccactccagtgttcttgcctggagaatcccagggacggaggagcctggtgggctgccgtctatgggatcacacagagtcagacacgactgaagtgacttagcagcagtagcagcagcccagTTTACAGGTGTGATATTGATGGCTCAGAGAAGCTGAGAGTTTCCCTGTAGTCACACAGCTAGGAGTAGCAGTGCTCAGCCTGTCTCCAGTGACCAAATTTGTCTTTGGCACAGATGGATTCTTGCATTGAAGCCTTCGGTACCACCAAACAGAAGCGAGCTCTGAACTCCAGGAGAATGAACAAAGTTGGCAGTGAATCTTTGAATCGTGCAGTGGCTAaagctgcagagaatataattgATACAAAGGGTGTGACTGGTAAGCAGCTGAAACTTGGGGTTAGAGGCTGCTTCTAGAGACAGCTGTCCCTTCTCTTGAGATCCTTTACCTGCCTCACAGATGGACATGATGGGAGTTAGGGCTGTATTCCTTCCTGCTTCTCCCTGAAGGCCTTATTCGAAATAGACTCTGGGAATTATGAGAAACAGCTGACGTGGCCCGCCCTCAGTGAGCTCAGTCAAGTAGTTTtcctattaaaatgaaattttaggaaattttagaAAACCTTTCCATACCCtatgattatataaatattttctttcactcctttcacagttttactttttacttttacatCTTAATGACCTTTTTTTTGGTCTATGGTACAAACCTCATTTTATCTTTTCCAAATGATTAGCGAGTTGTCCCCAACTTCATCTTTTCCTTGtgtaaaaaatgatttaaaaagtcaTCTTTATCATTTTACCACATTCTTAATTGGGTTCTGTCTCAGCATTCTGACTGGCTGTTCGTGTAGCAGCATATGGTCCTTCTGATTATAGTAGCTTCACCATCCAGTTTATCGTCTGATGGGGCAGCTTCATCCTTATTGTTCGCAAATGTACGCTGTTGTAGCGTACTTTTTCTTCCAGATGATCTTAagaattattttgttaaattctCTCAAAATCCGTTTGGGATTAATATGGGGAAAATCAGCATCTTTATATAATGTTTTCCCATTTAGAAACATAGAAATATGTCTCCATATGGTCAGATACAGTTTAATGTCTTAAgtaaatttttcaatttttttattcagtttattcTCAGCTATTAACAGTAAACTTAATAGctgaagacatttaaaaagaaaaaaaaattcacccattttcatATCGTTCTACAAGACCAGCTGTTATAGTTTTCCTCTCTCTTGTCTGTGTGCATACTTAATTCAGATGTGGTTATTCCTGTATGATAGTTACAATTTTATAATTTGATCTTTCTCTTTCACTCACAATACATGAAGAAGTTCAGATGAGGGGGTTCTGGGCCGATGATAATCTCAAGTGCACAGGTTGCAGAGAGCATTGGGGAACCCAAagctaagcagggtgacactgaTGCTGACTCTTCCTTTACTGAAAAGCCCtggtcagtgacgccatccacgATGACTTGCAGGATGActctgtctgtctccctccctgcCACGCCGATGCAGCCAAGCCTGAAGACGTGTATAAGTTTGAAGACCGTATCCTTCTTGCAGTAGAAGCGCCACCTCATTTCCCAAGTAGAGATGTTCGCATGGCAGTGCCATGGCCGGGCTCTCTGAGGATGTTGGTGGTCCTGTGATGCTCATAAAAGCTCGCCCCAGACGCTTGCTGTTGCCCCAGCACTGTTGCTGGGAAGTCAGCGAGGCTTCCCCAGTAGCTGAGGACAAACCCATCCCTCAGCAAAATGCCCACAGCTCGGCTCCGTGGGTGGGGCTCACTCTCCACAAAGAATCAAAATATGACTTTTAAGTTGGCCAGTGCCCAGAGTCTAGGCTAGGCCGATTTTATAAAAGGAAAGGTTAGAATGTAGAGTCTCCATACTTGTGATTCTACTCAGATGGAAGATGCCTGCAGCAGCTTTGTGataagagaagacagaaaagtcCAGGCAGACCATGAGCTTAGGCTGGGAGTCAGGAGAGCTGAGTCCCAGAAGCTCTGCCCAAACATACTGTGTTATCACcccctctcagcctcagttttcccatttctAAGATGAGGCTGTTACAACATGATCTAGCTAGTTGATGTTTCCACTTTGCTTGGGTTTTTCTTGACCTGTAACTAGTTCTTTCCCCTGTGGAGTATGACGctcttcagagcccatctgaagCATTTAGG from Bos indicus x Bos taurus breed Angus x Brahman F1 hybrid chromosome 8, Bos_hybrid_MaternalHap_v2.0, whole genome shotgun sequence includes these protein-coding regions:
- the POLR1E gene encoding DNA-directed RNA polymerase I subunit RPA49 gives rise to the protein MASEVFPSARWQYCGEPDDSQSALLVQFSNGRLQNPGNMRFTLYKNNDSTNPRKRSQRILAAETDRLSYVGNNFGTGALKCNTLCRHFVGILNKTSGQMEVYDAELFNMQPLFSDESVESESTPESQAKSFREKMDSCIEAFGTTKQKRALNSRRMNKVGSESLNRAVAKAAENIIDTKGVTALVSDAIHDDLQDDSVCLPPCHADAAKPEDVYKFEDLLSPVEYDALQSPSEAFRNVTSEEILKMIEENSHCSFVIEALKSLPSNEESRDRQARCIWYLDALIKFRAQKVIKRKSALGPGVPHIINTKLLKQFTCLTYNNGSLRNLISDSMKAKITAYVIVLALHISGFQIDLTMLQRDLKLSEKRMMEIAKAMRLKISKRKVSLAAGGEEEHRLGTLSIPLPPAQSLDRQSKRRKMT